Proteins encoded by one window of Aspergillus chevalieri M1 DNA, chromosome 6, nearly complete sequence:
- a CDS encoding GMC family oxidoreductase (CAZy:AA3;~CAZy:AA8;~COG:E;~EggNog:ENOG410PFN0;~InterPro:IPR012132,IPR036188,IPR000172,IPR007867;~PFAM:PF05199,PF00732;~antiSMASH:Cluster_6.1;~go_function: GO:0016614 - oxidoreductase activity, acting on CH-OH group of donors [Evidence IEA];~go_function: GO:0050660 - flavin adenine dinucleotide binding [Evidence IEA];~go_process: GO:0055114 - oxidation-reduction process [Evidence IEA]) encodes MSVKDNARFDFIVVGGGTAGNVVAGRLAENPNAKILVVEAGVANSKDIEKIRTPSEAMELRDSEYDWAYKTTMVKRDDYERIEKPNTRGKALGGSSSLNYFTWVPGSKGTFDMWEEYGGKEWTWDPLVFYLRKSATYHDDEKAYSPDLKKIGQNGPIPISHSELIPEMQPFRDLLTKAWKSTGQPINENIFDGQMVGLTHSVNSIYKGRRSGSFLCVTDKPNITILPQVHSKKLIIDNADKTCKGVTVITASGQELNLFANREVIVSQGVFESPKLLMLSGIGPAAELKKHGIPIIVDNLHVGQHLLDHPGVPFVLRVKDGFGMDDYVLRKGTPQNSQAIKAYQNNYGGPLGSGFLEMVGFPRIDKYLEKDPQYRQAKASNGGKDPFCPYGQPHFELDFVCLFGSAFQWHYPTPSKGNYITVMVDLVRPVSEPGEVTLNSADPLQQPNINLNYFNNDLDIIAIREGIRYAYDVLKNGEGFKDIIEGEYPWEMPLHDDKFMKRTVLDRSQTSFHPCGTARLSKNIQQGVVDPGLKVHGVKNLRVIDASVIPVIPDCRIQNSVYMVGEKGADAIKRDHSDFY; translated from the coding sequence ATGTCTGTCAAGGACAATGCTAGATTCGACTTCATTGTCGTCGGTGGTGGCACTGCTGGCAACGTCGTTGCTGGCCGCCTGGCCGAGAACCCCAACGCTAAGATCCTAGTCGTTGAGGCTGGTGTTGCCAACTCCAAAGACATTGAAAAGATCAGAACCCCTTCGGAAGCTATGGAGCTCCGTGACAGCGAGTACGATTGGGCCTACAAGACCACCATGGTCAAGAGAGATGACTACGAGCGTATTGAGAAGCCCAACACCCGTGGTAAGGCACTTGGTGGCAGTTCGTCCCTGAACTACTTTACCTGGGTCCCTGGATCCAAAGGTACCTTTGATATGTGGGAAGAGTACGGTGGAAAGGAGTGGACTTGGGACCCACTCGTTTTTTACCTGCGGAAGAGTGCGACCTACCACGACGATGAGAAGGCATATTCACCAGACCTGAAGAAGATCGGCCAGAACGGCCCCATCCCCATTTCCCACTCGGAACTTATTCCCGAAATGCAGCCCTTCCGTGACCTCCTTACCAAGGCCTGGAAGTCCACCGGTCAGCCaatcaacgagaatatctTCGACGGTCAAATGGTTGGCCTGACCCACAGTGTCAACTCAATCTACAAGGGTCGCCGATCCGGCAGTTTCCTCTGTGTCACAGACAAGCCAAACATCACTATCCTGCCCCAGGTGCACTCGAAGAAGCTTATCATTGACAATGCTGATAAGACCTGCAAGGGTGTGACTGTCATCACTGCTTCTGGCCAGGAACTCAATCTCTTTGCCAACCGCGAAGTCATCGTTTCCCAGGGTGTCTTCGAGTCCCCTAAGCTGCTGATGCTTAGTGGTATCGGGCCTGCTGCAGAGCTCAAGAAGCACGGCATCCCCATAATCGTTGACAACCTCCACGTTGGTCAGCACCTCCTCGACCACCCTGGTGTTCCATTCGTCCTCCGCGTCAAGGACGGCTTCGGTATGGACGACTACGTCCTCCGCAAGGGCACCCCCCAGAACAGCCAGGCCATCAAGGCCTATCAAAACAACTATGGCGGTCCTCTGGGCTCCGGCTTCCTCGAGATGGTTGGTTTCCCTCGTATCGACAAGTACCTCGAAAAGGATCCCCAGTACCGCCAGGCCAAGGCCTCGAACGGCGGCAAGGACCCCTTCTGCCCTTATGGCCAACCTCACTTCGAGCTTGACTTCGTCTGTCTCTTCGGAAGCGCCTTCCAGTGGCACTACCCCACACCAAGCAAGGGCAACTACATCACTGTCATGGTCGACCTTGTACGCCCCGTCTCCGAGCCCGGTGAGGTTACCCTCAACAGCGCCGACCCACTGCAGCAGCCCAACATTAACCTGAACTACTTCAACAACGACCTCGACATCATCGCCATCCGCGAGGGTATCAGATACGCCTACGATGTGTTGAAGAACGGCGAGGGCTTCAAGGATATCATTGAGGGCGAGTACCCATGGGAGATGCCTCTTCATGACGACAAGTTCATGAAGAGGACTGTCCTGGACCGCTCCCAGACCTCCTTCCACCCTTGCGGTACTGCTCGTCTTTCTAAGAACATCCAGCAGGGTGTTGTCGACCCTGGCCTCAAGGTCCACGGCGTAAAGAACCTCCGTGTGATTGATGCATCCG
- a CDS encoding catalase (COG:P;~EggNog:ENOG410PHB8;~InterPro:IPR018028,IPR011614,IPR010582,IPR024711, IPR037060,IPR020835;~PFAM:PF00199,PF06628;~antiSMASH:Cluster_6.1;~go_function: GO:0004096 - catalase activity [Evidence IEA];~go_function: GO:0020037 - heme binding [Evidence IEA];~go_process: GO:0006979 - response to oxidative stress [Evidence IEA];~go_process: GO:0055114 - oxidation-reduction process [Evidence IEA]) yields the protein MGDDRYYTLAEGCPFANNSTAVLMRGRQGGSLGLLQDTQLIETLAHFSRERIPERVVHAKAVGSYGEFEATRDCSDFTCASFLNKVGKKTPVLQRVSTVGPESGSADTSRDVHGWAMKLYTDEGNLDWVFNNTPVFFIRDPIKFPSMNRSHKRHPQTHLPDANMFWDFHVGNPEGIHQLLVLFSDRGTPKSVRYMNSYSGHTYKFTKPDGSFKYAKIHVKTQQGIQNWSREEATRIAGENPDYMIQDMFEAIERGDYPVWNVYVQLMSPEEAEKYKVNLFDMTKVWSHKDFPLLQIGRLTMNRNPRNYFADIEQAAFSPSTMIPGFAASADPVLQARLFAYPDAARYRLGVNYQQLPTNAAKVQVYCPFQRDGKMRFDDNYGGDPNYVGSSIKPTKFYQEVKGTHPAALALHTEHEKWAGEVSAYTSEITDEDFVQPAALWEVIGREPGHQDRLIDNLVGSMKGVKYPELRKAVYSLFSRVNKDFGLRLEERTEAAIKAA from the exons ATGGGCGACGACAGATACTACACTTTGGCCGAAG GATGCCCCTTCGCAAACAACAGCACCGCTGTGCTGATGCGGGGCAGACAGGGCGGCAGCCTAGGATTGCTTCAGGATACCCAGCTCATTGAGACTTTAGCTCATTTCTCTCGCGAAAGAATCCCGGAGCG AGTCGTTCATGCCAAAGCTGTTGG ATCCTACGGCGAGTTCGAAGCCACCCGCGACTGCTCCGACTTCACCTGCGCCAGCTTCCTCAACAAGGTCGGAAAGAAGACTCCGGTGCTTCAGCGCGTGTCAACGGTCGGACCCGAGTCGGGATCTGCCGATACTTCTCGCGACGTGCACGGATGGGCAATGAAGCTCTACACGGACGAGGGAAACCTCGACTGGGTTTTTAACAACACG CCTGTCTTTTTCATTCGCGACCCGATCAAGTTCCCGTCGATGAACCGATCCCACAAGCGACACCCCCAGACTCACCTTCCTGACGCAAACATG TTCTGGGA TTTTCACGTCGGCAACCCCGAAGGCATCCATCAACTTCTGGTTCTATTCAGTGACCGCGGCACTCCCAAATCGGTCCGCTACATGAATTCGTACAGTGGACATACATACAAGTTCACTAAACCG GATGGCTCATTCAAATACGCCAAAATCCACGTCAAAACCCAGCAAGGGATACAGAACTGGAGCCGCGAAGAAGCTACCAGGATCGCCGGAGAGAACCCTGACTACATGATCCAGGACATGTTTGAGGCCATCGAGCGGGGCGACTATCCTGTCTGGAATGTCTATGTCCAGCTGATGAGCCCTGAGGAGGCCGAGAAGTACAAGGTGAACCTCTTTGATATGACCAAGGTTTGGTCGCATAAGGATTTCCCTCTGCTGCAGATCGGTCGTCTTACTATGAACCGCAAT CCGCGAAACTACTTCGCAGACATTGAGCAAGCCGCATTCTCGCCATCCACTATGATTCCGGGATTCGCCGCGTCTGCTGATCCAG TGCTCCAAGCACGTCTCTTCGCATACCCCGACGCGGCCCGTTACCGACTCGGCGTGAACTACCAGCAACTCCCCACCAACGCAGCCAAGGTCCAGGTTTACTGTCCTTTCCAGAGAGACGGAAAGATGCGATTTGACGACAACTACGGCGGAGACCCCAACTACGTTGGCTCCTCCATCAAGCCCACCAAGTTCTACCAAGAAGTGAAGGGAACTCACCCTGCAGCACTGGCCCTACACACCGAGCATGAAAAGTGGGCGGGTGAGGTCTCAGCCTATACTAGCGAAATCACTGACGAAGACTTTGTCCAGCCCGCAGCATTGTGGGAGGTTATTGGCCGCGAGCCTGGTCACCAGGATAGGCTTATTGACAATCTCGTCGGCAGCATGAAGGGTGTTAAGTACCCGGAGTTGCGCAAGGCTGTCTATA GCCTCTTTAGTCGTGTCAACAAGGATTTTGGATTGAGGTTGGAAGAGCGTACAGAAGCAGCAATCAAGGCTGCGTGA